Genomic window (Peromyscus leucopus breed LL Stock chromosome 15, UCI_PerLeu_2.1, whole genome shotgun sequence):
CAGACTCCTCAAACgttgcttcctgtgtgttttatttcacaTAACTTTAGTTTGGGGGAATGCTTCTGACTTTTAAGCTTGGTCCTTTCGTCAAGATGTTTTGGTTACACAGTGATAGGCTGTCTGGGACGCATCTGTATTCTTTTGGGTGATTCTTGTCCCTGTTGAGCATTGCCGAGCACCCAGAATCACGCCTCTCTGACAACACACTAGTTCAGAAGCCCCAAAAGGAAGTTTGGAAACATGGTCAGAAATGCTCTCAGTGGTGTTCTGCAGTTCCTCCACTCTATTTCCATACAAACAAATGTGAGAGGAAGAGATGCTTTTCCGAACCAGAtctctctatctttctacctCACCTCCAGTTGCTGATGTGAGACATGGTTGAGACATAAGTACTGATGGTAACATATCAGCTTAAAGTTTTAGAGGCACCCATGTGCCTTTTTTTAAGGGtatgaataaattatttcataGAGCATTTATATAGTAGatggtttaaaataaaactcGAGGTTAGTCTGTATTACATGGTTTCCTCTTGAAATTAAAGGTCAAAAGTGAGTCTCTCTGTGGGTCTACCAACTCCCTCCATCCCTAAAAACATTGCATTTGTGTGCTACTGAGCCTGCCTTCCACACATTCTACCATTCAGGAGTATAAACACagtaatcatatttttaaaaggaaacagggAGGTCTGATGGGTAGcgaggaggaggcagcagatgCCTCCTCACCTTTACTTCTGAGTCCCGGAGTTAACTGAAGTGAGCGATTCCAAGCTCCTgtcaaattatataaaatcaaCCGTGCAGAACTTAGGAGTGTCGGGACTCAGATTTGCCCCCAGCAAATAGTTTGGGGGACAGATGAAAACATGTAAAGGGCTAAGCAGCTCTCATCTTCAGAGAAAGGGGTTCCAGAGGGTCTTATCTGCTCAAGGTCACATGATTGGTGGTGGCGGAGGAAGGACCCCATCCAGGTTACCTGTCTCCAGTGACTTCCGAAGtcactttgatttttatttttacgcTTCTGTTGTGACACAAGCATACTTCCAGCTCTTTGGAAATGCGTTTGCTTTAGTGTTAGCAGCAGCTGCTGGAGCTCAGGCAGGAGGCAGCACACAGAGATAAAAGGTCATTTCTCTTAGAGCCGGATTATAATGCATCCATAGCATCACTTTAGAACTGTCCCAGCTCTAGTGATTTTATCTTGCTGTCACTGGGGAGGGCTTTGTCACCAGTCAGCAgcaggggaaaaagagaaaggaagacagcctTGGAAGGGACGGGAAAATGCTACTGAAAGAGCAGCCCAAGAACAGTGCCAAGATTCGGACATTCCGAGAAAAAACACTGATAAGCTACCAGTGAGCGTCTCAGCATCCACCCTAAAACGCCACTGTGCACCACCCTTCTCTTTTAACCCTTCCAGACCAGAACATCTCATTCCTTGTTGATTTGGAGACACTATTTCTCTCAGACTAGTTTTTTTGTCTCTTACAATAAAAGAGataacagtaattaaaaaaaactattaagaaAGAATGACGGTGTTGAGCTGGAAGTTCAAGTCGTCAGAACCTCTGCTAGTGAACTGGAAAGTGCTCTGATCGAATCATTGCTCACCTCAGCAGTGACTGTCTTGCTTCTCCTATCCCAAAGTCTCACCCACCCTCCCTAGTGTGCATCTATCTCCCTGttatttggggttttattttattttagctcatgcTGGAGATTGCCTAGAAACAAACCCAGTGGGGCTCAGCCTTCATCCTGAGCATTCaggtcatttctgctcctctttGCAGGGCTACACACACAAGCTTAtgctctgtgtacacacacacacacacacacacacacacacacacacacacacacacacacacccttaggaACTGCTTCGCTACCACACTCAGTGCTGGCTGAACTCACTTCTAGTTTATTGAAGTGCTTCTGTAGCTTGATCTAGGAAATAACACCCACCCTCCACGAGGTGTGACCAGAAGGAGAAGGTGTCATGTTTTGCAGTTACTGCATGCATTTCAAAAGGGCAGTCACTTATTAGCATGGTTTCTCCCAAGATATCAAAGGTCATGGGCAGAAACAAAGGAATCTCTTCCTGGGATTTGAGGTTACTGTAACTCCCCCAAGGAAGCTGCTTCAGACCCACACAGCAGTCAAGTCTCTCTTTTAAAGAAACCTGTTTTTcatgttaattctttttttccttgcagcGCAAAGGATATGAAACATCGGCTGGGCTTTCTGCTGCAGAAGTCTGACTCCTGTGAGCACAGCTCTTCACACAGCAAGAAGGACAAAGTAGTCACTTGCCAGAGGTGAGAGAAATGGCCTTGGTGAAGAGCTATTGGGTATTAACTTTCTGATGGTTGAGATGTTGCATGAGAAGAGTGGGTGGGAAGGCAGGCCCTTAGTTGAGCCAGATTTGGATCAAGATGGCTTCCATTTCAAGGTGAGGGTACACaattgtaatctcagcacttggattgttaggagggtcatgagttcaagaccaacctgagtCTTATAACAAGatctcatatcacacacacacacacacacacacacacacacacacacacgagagagagagagatagagagagagagactccattTTCATGACAATCATAATTAGATTTTAAATCTCTACGTATTTTGTGAAAGAAGTATACTAATAAGCAATAGATCACATCTcatcttagatttttttcacttCAGTTCTATGCTGTGTatttaaatcattcttttttttcccttaatgtCTCCAGGGTGAGCCAAGAAGAGGTCAAGAGATGGGCTGAATCACTGGAAAACCTGATTAATCATGAATGTAAGTAACCatacttctgtctttctctcatcacaaaacaagcacacacacacacacacacagagagagagagagagagagagagagagagagagagagggagggagggagggagggagtgagtgAGGATGAGGATAGGGTACTCTGTATTAGATAAGTCATCTCCTATTATGTCAGTTTAATGGGAACTGCAAAGAAGACCTTGattgcctctgacctccagagtCAGGTACAAGAATTTTATAGCCAATATGTTTCAGAACTTGGTCAAATTCAATGGAAAGTTTATTTAGGAACTATCTGGAATATCAACAAGAAAATCATCCCTCTCGTTGCATGGACAAAATGGCAAAAAGAGAGTCACATAATGAGGTCTTCTAGCATAGTGGACCACAGCTCTCATTGTAGACCCACCTTGGCAGTTGATAGCCACACAGGTTCCTCAGAATTATAGTTCCTTGAAAGATGATTCGATCTTGAGTAGAAATCACTAGATAAAACTGGGGTCTTCTAGATACCAAACATACATTCGGGCTGGCTGAccccagagagggaaggaagcgGGAACCTCTTCAGCTCACACCAGGCTTCCTAAGTACCTGGGCTGCTTTATTGAAGTGTTCTATCTGGTAGGTTGGCCAGTGTGGTGACTGTGGCTCTTTGTCCTCTGTCACAGGTGGACTGGCAGCTTTCAAAGCTTTCCTGAAGTCAGAATACAGTGAGGAGAATATTGACTTCTGGATCAGCTGTGAGGAGTACAAGAAAATCAAGTCACCTTCCAAACTAAGCCCCAAGGCCAAGAAGATCTACAATGAGTTCATCTCAGTGCAAGCAACGAAAGAGGTGAGTTTCCACGGCAGAGGACTTTCTGGATCTTAGTGAAGACTCCCAGGAGTGGTATTCAGGGTCAGAATTCTTTGGGTCTACCAGTTAAAAGAAAGGATGGGGAAGGCTTTTATAATCTGATCAACCTTTTAAGTAAATCTATTAggaaaaaagttaattttgtcCATGTGATTTCAATGACTCTCcttaataaatacaataaaaaatctCCTCAATGtgaaagagaataaaggaaaatcAACTGCTCTTCCCACTTAGGAGCAGAATGAACATTTTATACTCTCATATATGCCAGGGCACACCCAAATGTCCTGGGCTTCATTTCTGGGAGAAATGTAAAGGAAGGGTCCCGGCTATTTCTTATTGAGTATAAGCCTCTCTTCAACGGGGTACTAGATCTAATACAACCTTGGTCTTTGCATTTCAGGTGAACCTGGATTCTTGCACCAGGGAGGAGACGAGCCGGAACATGTTAGAGCCCACGATAACCTGTTTTGACGAAGCCCAGAAGAAGATTTTCAACCTGATGGAAAAGGATTCATACCGCCGCTTCCTGAAGTCTCGATTCTATCTGGATTTGATCAGTCCTTCCAACTGTGgggcagagaagcagaaagcagcCAAGAGTTCAGCAGACTGTGCTTCCCTAGTCCCTCAGTGTGCCTAATTTTCAcgcagaggcagagatcagaaATGCCAAGACTCTATGCCCTGGGAAATCTGAGGCCAAATATTGATCTGTATTAAGCAATGCTTTGCCCATGTTGTAGCCTAGTGTCCATGCTGCCTGCCGTGTGCTAGCCACTTCCATGTAAAACTAGACTTAGTTGTGGTATTGGGGTTTTCCATTGGGGTATGACCCAATTCATTTCAAATTTTCCCAAGTTTCCTTAAGGGTGTCATGTGAGCAAGTCTCCAAATAATGGCCCTGTAGGTCTGGATGTTCAAAGGTTGCTGGCCGTCCTCCCCCTCCAGCAGTTTGACTTCAAGTTAGTTGGTTGGTCCCACTTCATGTGACATCACGTGCACATGCAATGTCAGCCAGCAGCACTTCCTACAGACTCTGGAGTTTAGGTGAGactgatgtgtatatgtgtatattaaatatatataatatatgcatatacattttgtatatattgtatctatgtattcaaatatgtgtgtgaatgtatgtatttatacatttgcgcatgcacacacatttctaCAAGAGTAGATGGAAAAGACCCTAGGTGCTCAAATTGGAGTATGTACACATGCTTACACGCATGTTCTGATCTCTGGTCCTTCATACTGTGTTTGAACAGGGCAAACTACATTAACTGCCATGCAGGCTAAGACTTGGGGACACTAACTTGTGGAAAACCAGTTCTGTAAAACCATTGGGTCTTGATGGAGAACAATCAGGGGCTTCATGTTTAAGCACTGACGACAGCCTCCACATTGAGCACTAAGCTAAGGGGTGATGACTCTGAAAAATCCGCTGGCTGACACAGAACTGCCTTGCATCAGTGATCACTACTGGCACTTTTAAGTCCCTGTGCTGATGGCCTTCCCTCCTTTGCCTGGGTGCTGGATTGGTCTGGAGTTGGGAGATGGGATATTAGAGCTGAATGGAGGAAAGTGGTCCAGGCCTTGCCAACTAGCCCTCTCATGGGCCACTGGCTATGTGAGGGCCGAGGACCTAGAGATGAtctatttctttcctctcttgatAAGGTGCTCTTCTAGTCCCACCCCCTGAGAACTTCAGCTGCCAGATGAGCCTCCTTAGTTCACTGTGGTTGGTGGTTCACTTTCAGAACCACAGCTTGGCTCGAAGCTACATGCCTACATTTGTAAAGCTTCCTCAgaggaaaggttttgttttgtaaggAGGAAGTAAGTTCTCCCAAACTGAAAAGCCCTCCTTGCTTTCCTGCTTTGAGGTAAGAGCTTGCCCATCCTATCCCAAACATCAAGGCTAGCAGAGACCgacaaaaggagagaggagagaaaaaggagaaaagagagaggacagGATATCAGTTGGTAGGACTACTGTTTGGAACTTTTCAAGGCACATGAAATACTTGAAAATTTCTCATTTGTGTTATTTATGATGTTGTTTTGTACAATGTTTATattattgtattgttttataaatGGAGGTACAGGATGTTACCTGAATTACTAATGAATGCCCAGGAAgtaattttcttctcattcttctaaaACTACTGCCTTTGAGAGCACACACATTCTCATGCACACATTGCACCCACTGTTCCAGTCTACATTACATGCATGAGCACCACTGTGGCTAGTAAGTCAATGTACTGGGCTGCAAAACGAAGACACTGGAGCCATGTGTATCCAAGTCTCATCGGACTGAAGAAATTGTTTTTCTAATTGCAACCTTCTTGTCTCTCTGACAGTCTTGCTTGTAATGTCCCCACAGCTCCCTAACAGTGTTCTCCACCCCATTTTTTCTTGTACACAGTTCCACGATCTTGTTTGTACAACTCTTTGGTCTTGCCCTGCCCTGATATTATCATAACTTTGAGATTGTACCTGTACTCGCAGACTGCTGTCTCACAAATAGGTCTGGAAAGTCATTCTGAATGAgaagtaaattattttatgtaatacATTTTGA
Coding sequences:
- the Rgs4 gene encoding regulator of G-protein signaling 4, encoding MCKGLAGLPASCLRSAKDMKHRLGFLLQKSDSCEHSSSHSKKDKVVTCQRVSQEEVKRWAESLENLINHECGLAAFKAFLKSEYSEENIDFWISCEEYKKIKSPSKLSPKAKKIYNEFISVQATKEVNLDSCTREETSRNMLEPTITCFDEAQKKIFNLMEKDSYRRFLKSRFYLDLISPSNCGAEKQKAAKSSADCASLVPQCA